In the Kaistella sp. 97-N-M2 genome, one interval contains:
- a CDS encoding catalase, protein MKINESEPFENGANPKQEQLGKYTTDNNGEFLKTNQGLKINDDQNSLKSGERGATLLEDFILREKITHFDHERIPERIVHARGSGAHGHFELYQSMAKYTKAKFLNDTSIKTPVFVRFSTVAGFRGSTDVPRDIRGFAVKFYTQEGNYDLVGNNTPVFFIQDATKFPDLVHAVKPEPHNEIPQAASAHDTFWDFISLMPEAMHNIMWLMSDRAIPRSLRMMEGFGIHTFRFINDEGKSHFVKFHWKPKQGVLGLAWDEAQRIAGKDTDFHRRDLWEAIDEGHYPEWELGVQIVPQEDEHKYPFDLLDPTKIIPEEMVPVEIIGKMTLNRNPDNFFAETEQVAFHPGHIVPGIDFTNDPLLQGRLFSYTDTQISRLGGPNFHEIPINKSIPEVTNHQRDGMHRMQINKGKVSYNPNSMGGGCPFQAMISEGGFNSFEERIDSTKIRKRSKSFFDHFSQADLFYKSMSDHEKRHIQNAFSFELGKVKIVPIRQRMVNMLLEINEGLAKIVGDNLGLVPEKLPQPITGSIPADGDLEHYHSFRNDLPIDDAPSLSMATKLPTDIKARRIALLTADGVSDEAFTKIKKGLCDLDAMVQVIAPKHGFVTTKSGDQYPVDESLLTAASVVFDAVYVAGGESVKELSNNADALHFVAEAFKHCKPVASDADAVSFLEKAIPEIKLPANGVCTNENLADFVKDIELHRFWEREENPVVPA, encoded by the coding sequence ATGAAAATAAACGAAAGCGAGCCGTTCGAAAACGGTGCAAATCCGAAACAGGAACAGCTGGGAAAATACACCACCGATAATAATGGTGAATTTCTTAAAACCAACCAGGGTTTAAAAATTAACGATGATCAAAACTCCCTAAAGTCCGGCGAACGGGGCGCAACTCTACTCGAAGATTTTATTCTGAGAGAAAAAATTACCCACTTCGACCACGAAAGAATTCCAGAAAGAATTGTCCACGCTCGGGGCTCCGGAGCGCACGGTCATTTCGAACTCTATCAGTCCATGGCGAAATATACAAAGGCCAAATTTCTGAACGATACGTCCATCAAAACACCAGTCTTCGTGCGGTTTTCGACGGTTGCAGGTTTTAGGGGTTCTACCGACGTTCCAAGAGATATCCGTGGTTTTGCTGTAAAATTTTATACACAGGAAGGAAATTATGACCTCGTGGGAAATAACACCCCCGTATTTTTCATTCAGGATGCAACGAAATTCCCGGATCTGGTTCACGCCGTGAAGCCGGAGCCGCATAACGAAATTCCGCAGGCGGCATCCGCGCACGATACTTTTTGGGATTTCATTTCCCTTATGCCCGAAGCCATGCACAACATTATGTGGCTGATGAGCGACCGTGCGATCCCACGAAGTCTGCGCATGATGGAAGGTTTCGGGATTCATACCTTCCGCTTTATTAACGACGAAGGAAAATCCCATTTCGTTAAATTCCACTGGAAACCGAAACAGGGAGTTTTAGGTCTTGCATGGGACGAAGCCCAAAGAATCGCGGGAAAAGATACCGATTTTCACCGCCGCGACTTATGGGAAGCTATTGACGAAGGTCATTATCCGGAATGGGAGCTTGGTGTACAAATCGTGCCTCAGGAAGACGAACACAAATATCCGTTTGACCTTTTAGATCCAACGAAAATAATTCCCGAAGAAATGGTCCCCGTCGAAATTATCGGAAAAATGACGTTGAACAGAAATCCCGATAACTTTTTTGCGGAAACCGAACAGGTTGCTTTCCATCCCGGACATATCGTTCCAGGCATCGATTTCACCAATGATCCTTTGTTGCAGGGACGATTATTTTCCTACACCGACACCCAGATTTCGCGCTTAGGCGGACCCAACTTTCATGAAATTCCCATTAACAAATCCATACCTGAGGTTACCAACCATCAACGCGACGGAATGCACAGAATGCAGATCAACAAAGGAAAAGTTTCCTACAACCCAAATTCAATGGGTGGCGGCTGTCCCTTCCAGGCAATGATTTCCGAAGGTGGGTTTAACTCTTTCGAGGAGCGCATCGATTCTACCAAAATCAGAAAACGAAGCAAAAGTTTCTTCGATCATTTCAGCCAGGCCGATCTGTTTTATAAAAGCATGTCCGATCACGAAAAGAGACACATTCAAAATGCATTTTCTTTTGAATTAGGAAAAGTGAAAATTGTTCCAATCCGTCAAAGAATGGTGAATATGCTTTTAGAAATAAATGAAGGATTGGCAAAAATTGTTGGTGATAACTTGGGTCTGGTACCGGAAAAACTTCCACAACCCATTACCGGAAGCATTCCGGCAGATGGAGATTTGGAACATTACCACTCCTTCAGAAACGATCTTCCAATTGACGATGCGCCTTCATTGAGCATGGCAACCAAATTACCGACGGATATAAAAGCGCGGAGAATCGCCTTGTTAACCGCAGATGGAGTGAGCGACGAAGCATTTACCAAAATTAAAAAAGGACTCTGCGACTTAGATGCAATGGTTCAGGTGATCGCACCGAAACATGGCTTTGTTACCACAAAATCCGGTGATCAGTATCCCGTGGATGAAAGTTTATTAACGGCGGCTTCGGTTGTCTTTGATGCAGTTTATGTTGCGGGTGGCGAAAGTGTAAAAGAGCTCTCGAATAATGCAGATGCACTTCATTTTGTTGCAGAAGCCTTTAAACACTGCAAACCGGTCGCTTCCGATGCGGATGCGGTGAGTTTTTTAGAAAAAGCAATTCCCGAAATTAAACTTCCGGCCAATGGCGTCTGCACCAACGAAAATCTGGCAGACTTTGTGAAAGACATCGAACTCCACCGCTTCTGGGAGCGCGAAGAGAACCCGGTTGTACCGGCGTAA
- a CDS encoding ABC transporter ATP-binding protein — translation MKKQSTWDIIKRLFVIGMKFRTWFIFTLIISILLAAVSTYRPYLTMLIVDTDIIQLRDKEVMMKHIYILIALVFGETFLNFFLVYFSNYISQNVIRDIRERLYHKLIYFRTSFFDKTAIGQLVTRAVGDVETIATVYTDGFLMVFGDILRIAFVLVAMFQVDVHLSYISLAILPLMVFITRFFQKRLKKAFTDERVWTSNQNSFVQERLSGMSLIQVFNRQKAEFKKFDDINITLKSALLRTVFIFSLFFPVVELISSLFIGFILFYGGFITIKAGAVIAFIQYISMLIRPLRQIADRFNNIQRGIVGAERVLGVMDEDFALPNKGTISKSHFDGKIEFKNVHFSYDEKQEVLKGISFKVNPGETVAIVGATGAGKSTIISLITRLYDINSGKILLDDVELKNYELYNLRSHIGVVLQDVFLFHGSIFENLSFGDESVTLEKIKSVAKDIEVDEFIESLPGGYEYVVRERGSSISLGQRQLLSFLRAYLSDPKILILDEATSSIDHESEKLIQRATEKITKNRTSIIIAHRLSTIEKADKIIVMEHGKIVEEGKHDELLKKGGYYSTLYRSQLKVEEVEN, via the coding sequence ATGAAGAAACAATCAACTTGGGATATTATAAAACGGCTTTTTGTCATCGGCATGAAATTTCGAACGTGGTTTATTTTTACGCTCATAATTTCTATCCTTTTAGCAGCGGTTTCTACGTATCGGCCGTACCTGACGATGCTTATCGTCGATACCGATATTATTCAGCTTCGCGACAAGGAGGTGATGATGAAGCATATCTACATTTTAATTGCCTTGGTTTTTGGCGAAACTTTTCTAAATTTTTTCCTCGTTTATTTTTCCAATTATATCTCTCAAAATGTAATTCGAGATATCCGCGAAAGACTTTACCACAAACTTATTTATTTTCGGACGTCTTTTTTCGACAAAACGGCGATTGGCCAGTTGGTTACCAGAGCAGTTGGTGATGTAGAAACCATCGCGACTGTTTATACCGATGGCTTCCTCATGGTTTTTGGCGATATTTTAAGAATTGCTTTCGTTTTGGTGGCCATGTTTCAGGTCGATGTGCATTTAAGCTATATTTCTTTGGCGATTCTGCCTCTGATGGTTTTTATTACGCGGTTTTTTCAGAAAAGGTTGAAAAAAGCCTTTACGGATGAACGGGTTTGGACTTCCAATCAAAATTCCTTCGTTCAGGAGCGGCTTTCGGGCATGTCCTTGATTCAAGTATTTAACCGGCAAAAAGCAGAATTTAAGAAATTTGATGATATCAACATTACTCTAAAGTCCGCGCTTCTTCGAACGGTTTTTATTTTCTCCCTCTTTTTTCCCGTTGTCGAATTAATTTCGTCTCTATTTATAGGATTTATTCTTTTTTACGGTGGTTTTATCACCATCAAAGCAGGGGCGGTCATTGCTTTTATTCAGTATATTTCGATGCTAATTCGTCCTTTACGGCAAATTGCGGATCGCTTTAATAATATTCAACGCGGAATTGTTGGTGCAGAAAGAGTTTTGGGCGTTATGGACGAAGATTTTGCGCTCCCGAATAAAGGAACAATCTCCAAAAGTCATTTCGACGGAAAAATTGAATTTAAAAATGTGCATTTTTCTTACGACGAGAAGCAGGAAGTTTTAAAAGGAATCAGTTTCAAAGTAAATCCGGGAGAAACCGTGGCCATTGTTGGTGCAACCGGTGCGGGGAAATCGACCATTATCAGTTTGATCACGCGGTTGTACGATATTAATTCCGGAAAAATTTTGTTGGATGATGTTGAATTGAAAAACTACGAACTCTATAATCTTCGAAGTCATATCGGGGTCGTGCTACAGGATGTTTTTCTTTTCCACGGGAGTATTTTCGAAAATCTGTCCTTTGGTGACGAATCGGTGACTTTAGAAAAAATAAAAAGTGTTGCAAAAGATATTGAAGTCGACGAGTTTATCGAAAGTCTCCCCGGCGGTTACGAATATGTGGTGCGGGAAAGAGGTTCCTCAATTTCTCTGGGGCAGAGACAACTTTTATCCTTCTTGAGAGCCTATCTTTCGGATCCGAAAATTCTGATTTTAGACGAGGCAACTTCTTCCATCGATCACGAAAGTGAAAAACTTATTCAAAGAGCGACCGAAAAAATCACGAAAAACCGTACTTCAATCATTATTGCGCACCGACTTTCGACCATCGAGAAAGCCGACAAGATTATTGTGATGGAGCACGGGAAAATTGTAGAAGAAGGCAAACATGACGAGCTTCTTAAAAAAGGCGGATATTATTCGACGCTATATCGTTCCCAATTAAAAGTGGAAGAGGTTGAAAATTAA
- the truA gene encoding tRNA pseudouridine(38-40) synthase TruA produces MRYFIEFSYSGKNYFGYQVQPREISVQEVLEKALSTILREDVKTTGAGRTDTGVHAKQIFAHFDTDKNVTDKLVYQLNSFLPTDIAVKRIFSVKDDFHARFDATFRTYEYYISLKKNPFTQDSSWQIWKRDLEVSRMNEACKILFEYKDFTSFSKLHTQNKTNNCKIYKAYWEQNGSELKFTISADRFLRNMVRAIVGTMVEIGSGKLEPSDLKTIIEDKNRNAAGTSAPAQGLFLVEVGYDFDNDNNS; encoded by the coding sequence ATGAGGTATTTTATTGAGTTTTCGTATTCCGGCAAAAATTATTTTGGATATCAGGTTCAGCCACGCGAAATTTCGGTGCAGGAAGTGTTGGAGAAGGCGTTGTCCACCATTTTACGCGAAGATGTAAAAACGACCGGCGCGGGACGAACCGACACCGGTGTGCACGCGAAACAGATTTTTGCGCATTTCGACACCGATAAGAATGTGACAGACAAATTGGTTTATCAGCTGAACAGTTTCCTGCCCACCGACATTGCCGTTAAAAGAATTTTCAGCGTAAAAGACGATTTTCACGCACGTTTCGATGCAACTTTTCGAACCTACGAATATTACATTTCTTTAAAGAAAAATCCTTTCACACAAGATTCTTCGTGGCAAATTTGGAAAAGAGATTTGGAGGTTAGTCGAATGAATGAAGCTTGCAAAATCCTTTTTGAATACAAAGATTTTACGAGCTTTTCTAAATTACATACCCAAAATAAAACCAATAACTGTAAGATTTACAAAGCGTACTGGGAGCAAAATGGTTCCGAACTAAAGTTTACGATCTCCGCGGACCGCTTTTTACGAAACATGGTTCGTGCGATTGTGGGAACCATGGTTGAAATTGGGAGCGGAAAATTAGAGCCGTCGGATTTGAAAACAATCATCGAAGACAAAAATCGCAACGCGGCCGGAACTTCGGCGCCGGCACAGGGATTATTTTTGGTGGAGGTTGGTTACGATTTTGATAACGACAACAATTCTTGA
- a CDS encoding NADH:flavin oxidoreductase/NADH oxidase, which translates to MLYSPIKFRNLEFQNRWVMSPMCMYSSENGVATDFHYVHYGSRAQGGTGLLMVEATGVVPEGRITNKCMGLWNAEQAESLERIVAFVHENSESKIGIQLGHAGRKASTWNGKQISLEEGWETVAPSKIPYAEGERIPHELSVAEIKKLVRDFKYAAKRALDAGFDLIEIHAAHGYLIHQFMSPLSNVRTDEYGGSFDNRMRFLVEIVEAVNELLDDDHPLFVRISGTEYAENGWDIDESVKLAEILKNKNVDLIDVSSGGNIQGVKIPLFDGYQVPLASEIKSRTGMRTGAVGLIKTAEQAEEILQKDEADLIFVAREILRNPYLAIESSFESDDDCYFPPQYERARI; encoded by the coding sequence ATTTTATATTCTCCCATCAAATTCCGAAATCTCGAATTCCAAAACCGTTGGGTAATGTCGCCGATGTGTATGTACTCCTCCGAGAACGGCGTTGCAACCGATTTTCACTATGTTCATTACGGCAGCCGTGCGCAGGGCGGTACAGGATTACTTATGGTTGAAGCCACAGGCGTCGTCCCCGAAGGACGAATCACGAATAAATGTATGGGCCTCTGGAACGCGGAGCAGGCAGAAAGTTTGGAAAGAATCGTCGCTTTCGTTCACGAAAATTCTGAAAGCAAGATTGGAATTCAGTTGGGACACGCCGGCAGAAAAGCTTCGACGTGGAACGGCAAACAGATTTCGCTGGAAGAAGGTTGGGAAACCGTGGCGCCCTCAAAGATCCCTTATGCAGAAGGCGAGAGAATTCCGCACGAATTGAGCGTCGCAGAAATTAAAAAGCTGGTCCGGGATTTTAAATATGCTGCTAAAAGAGCTTTGGATGCAGGTTTTGATCTGATTGAAATTCATGCCGCACACGGCTATCTGATTCACCAGTTTATGTCGCCGCTTTCGAACGTTCGAACTGATGAATACGGCGGAAGTTTCGACAACAGAATGCGTTTTCTGGTGGAAATTGTAGAGGCGGTTAATGAACTCTTGGATGATGATCATCCGCTTTTCGTTAGAATTTCCGGTACGGAGTATGCGGAAAACGGGTGGGATATCGACGAAAGTGTGAAACTTGCGGAAATATTAAAAAATAAAAACGTCGATTTAATCGATGTTTCGAGCGGTGGAAATATTCAGGGAGTAAAAATTCCCTTGTTCGATGGTTATCAGGTTCCGTTAGCTTCAGAAATTAAAAGTAGAACGGGAATGCGAACGGGAGCAGTCGGACTGATTAAAACTGCAGAGCAAGCTGAAGAAATTCTTCAAAAAGACGAGGCAGACCTTATTTTCGTGGCGAGGGAGATTTTAAGAAATCCTTATCTTGCGATTGAAAGTTCTTTTGAATCGGATGATGACTGTTATTTCCCGCCTCAATATGAGCGCGCGCGAATTTAA
- a CDS encoding cytidine deaminase, protein MQKEFTTSFEAIASYDHLDEAEKKLFDTAQKFREIAYAPYSNFTVGCAIMLENGEIISGSNQENAAYPSGLCAERTTIFWIGANHPNIKIKKLFVIGAPKDAVSSVPIPPCGACRQSILEYEAKQQQGIEIYFASLGGAIYKTRSIRDLLPFSFDASYL, encoded by the coding sequence ATGCAAAAAGAATTTACCACGAGTTTTGAAGCCATTGCGAGTTACGACCATCTCGATGAAGCAGAAAAAAAACTTTTTGATACGGCCCAAAAATTTCGTGAGATCGCGTACGCACCTTACTCTAATTTTACCGTTGGCTGCGCCATAATGTTGGAGAATGGCGAAATTATTTCCGGCAGTAATCAGGAGAATGCAGCGTATCCCTCGGGTTTATGCGCGGAAAGAACCACAATCTTCTGGATCGGCGCTAACCATCCCAATATAAAGATCAAAAAACTTTTCGTTATTGGCGCTCCCAAAGATGCTGTTTCTTCGGTGCCGATTCCGCCTTGCGGTGCTTGCCGACAGTCCATTTTGGAATATGAAGCAAAACAGCAGCAAGGCATTGAAATTTATTTTGCCTCCTTAGGTGGCGCGATCTATAAAACAAGATCGATTCGGGATCTGTTGCCTTTTTCTTTTGATGCTTCTTATCTTTAA
- a CDS encoding VanZ family protein — MEFPFMFEGIDKLLHLSIFAMLGFCFMAAIPRIKFLYFIQIMIIYGLITEILQDEMHLGRSLEGLDLVADTLGVLIGYFVYRKVKDLTF, encoded by the coding sequence ATGGAGTTTCCCTTTATGTTCGAGGGAATCGATAAGCTGTTGCATCTAAGTATTTTTGCAATGCTGGGATTTTGCTTTATGGCAGCCATCCCACGCATCAAATTTCTTTACTTCATCCAAATCATGATTATCTACGGCCTGATCACCGAAATTTTGCAGGACGAAATGCACTTGGGCCGCTCTCTCGAAGGTTTAGACCTGGTTGCCGACACCCTTGGAGTTTTAATTGGATATTTTGTCTATCGGAAAGTGAAAGATCTTACCTTTTAA
- a CDS encoding metallophosphoesterase — protein MKILLLSDSHSYIDDRILDYAKNADEIWHCGDFGNLQVIEQLEQIKPLRGVYGNIDGTEVRKIFPEVLRFTCEAVDVLMIHIGGYPGRYTPLAKQEIEKKTPKLFISGHSHILKAMYDQKNQLLHLNPGAMGKVGWHQMRTMMRFEINGDQIENLEVIELGKK, from the coding sequence ATGAAAATACTTCTTCTCTCCGACTCCCATTCTTATATCGACGACCGAATTTTAGACTACGCGAAAAACGCGGATGAAATTTGGCATTGTGGCGATTTCGGTAATTTGCAGGTCATCGAACAGTTGGAACAAATTAAACCCCTGCGCGGTGTTTACGGAAATATCGACGGGACGGAGGTCCGAAAAATTTTCCCGGAAGTTTTGCGGTTTACGTGTGAAGCGGTAGATGTTCTAATGATCCATATCGGTGGATATCCGGGAAGATATACCCCTTTAGCCAAACAAGAAATCGAGAAGAAGACACCTAAACTTTTTATTTCGGGCCATTCGCATATTCTAAAAGCCATGTACGACCAGAAAAACCAACTCCTTCACCTAAATCCCGGCGCTATGGGAAAAGTTGGGTGGCACCAAATGAGAACGATGATGCGTTTCGAAATCAACGGCGACCAAATTGAAAATTTAGAAGTAATCGAGTTAGGAAAGAAATAA
- a CDS encoding exopolyphosphatase encodes MRIAAIDIGSNAARLLINKVSEPKKGKPQFTKLNLLRIPLRLGMDVFTKGEIGPERVQMILDSMGVFGNLMKIYKVEHYRACATSAMRDAKNGQHIIKEVKKSSGIDIEIITGDEEASLVFENHIAEGLDKNFDYLYIDVGGGSTELTFYEDGNKKYEKSINIGTIRLLNGLVKDDLWKELKEDIRKNINSKKPIVAIGSGGNINKIFSMSKTKDGKPMSTAFLKKYYKEMNGLTVAERMVRFNLREDRADVLVPALEIFNNIMTWSDIDKIFVPKISVADGLIHSIYEAVQKK; translated from the coding sequence ATGAGGATCGCAGCCATTGATATCGGTAGTAATGCAGCACGGCTGTTGATTAATAAAGTGTCGGAGCCCAAGAAAGGTAAACCGCAGTTCACTAAACTCAATTTGCTTCGAATTCCTTTACGGCTCGGAATGGACGTTTTTACAAAAGGTGAAATCGGTCCTGAACGCGTGCAGATGATTCTCGATTCGATGGGTGTTTTTGGTAACTTAATGAAGATTTACAAAGTGGAACATTATCGTGCCTGTGCCACCAGTGCCATGCGCGATGCAAAGAATGGACAGCATATCATTAAAGAGGTGAAAAAAAGCTCCGGAATCGATATTGAAATTATTACGGGAGACGAAGAAGCGTCTTTGGTTTTTGAAAATCATATTGCCGAAGGCCTCGATAAAAATTTCGATTATCTTTATATTGATGTCGGTGGCGGCTCCACGGAATTAACTTTCTACGAAGACGGAAATAAGAAATACGAAAAATCCATCAATATTGGAACGATCCGACTGTTGAACGGCCTTGTAAAAGACGATCTGTGGAAAGAATTAAAGGAAGATATCCGCAAAAACATCAACAGTAAAAAACCGATTGTAGCGATAGGTTCGGGTGGAAACATCAATAAAATATTTTCGATGAGCAAAACAAAGGACGGCAAACCCATGTCCACCGCTTTTCTGAAAAAATATTATAAAGAAATGAACGGTCTTACGGTTGCGGAGAGAATGGTCCGTTTCAACCTGCGTGAAGACCGCGCCGATGTTTTGGTGCCTGCCCTGGAAATCTTCAATAATATAATGACCTGGAGCGATATTGACAAGATTTTTGTCCCGAAAATTTCGGTGGCTGATGGACTAATTCACAGTATATATGAAGCTGTGCAAAAGAAATAG
- a CDS encoding DUF892 family protein produces MNKSDQNKNPSAKEEIKRSRDVLEKFFIHSLEEMYYAENAIAINFINVKEHIDSPKLREILEAHFTIHLKHTERLEKIFQLRKKKIRGRKCVAVIALLAEAKNHLSLFAEDIVNWEIGLILVSQKLAHYKIASYGGLAHLAINLEFYPAATLLAISVQEEEDYINSNLNGIFNAFLATHVQGFKG; encoded by the coding sequence ATGAACAAGTCCGACCAAAATAAAAATCCTTCAGCAAAAGAAGAGATAAAACGTTCCAGAGATGTATTGGAAAAATTTTTCATCCACTCTCTCGAGGAAATGTATTACGCCGAAAATGCCATCGCCATCAATTTTATAAATGTAAAGGAACACATTGATTCTCCAAAATTACGCGAAATTTTAGAGGCTCATTTTACCATTCATTTAAAACATACCGAACGTTTAGAAAAGATTTTTCAGCTACGAAAGAAAAAAATACGAGGTAGAAAGTGCGTAGCAGTTATCGCCCTGCTGGCGGAGGCAAAAAATCATCTGTCCCTTTTTGCAGAGGATATTGTGAACTGGGAAATCGGTCTCATTTTAGTATCGCAAAAACTGGCTCATTACAAAATTGCCTCTTATGGCGGTCTTGCTCATTTGGCGATCAACCTCGAGTTTTATCCTGCGGCAACCCTTCTCGCCATAAGCGTTCAGGAGGAAGAGGATTACATTAACTCCAATTTAAATGGCATCTTTAATGCGTTTTTAGCTACGCACGTACAGGGATTCAAAGGATAA
- the tnpA gene encoding IS200/IS605 family transposase, giving the protein MIFAVKFRRALIQKEWKDDLYKYITGIIQNRNHKLLRINGMPDHVHILIGLRPNQSISDLVQEVKSISSRWINENKFVPFRFEWQDSFGAFSYSRSQIDDVMKYINNQEQHHHKKSFREEYIEFLKKFEVVYDEKYVFKELI; this is encoded by the coding sequence TTGATTTTTGCCGTTAAGTTTCGCAGAGCACTAATTCAAAAGGAATGGAAAGATGATCTTTATAAATACATTACGGGAATTATTCAAAATAGAAACCATAAATTATTGCGCATTAATGGAATGCCGGACCATGTTCATATTTTAATCGGATTAAGACCCAATCAATCTATTTCCGACTTGGTACAGGAAGTTAAAAGCATTTCTTCCAGATGGATTAATGAAAATAAATTTGTTCCCTTTCGATTTGAATGGCAGGATAGTTTTGGCGCTTTCTCCTACAGCAGATCTCAAATCGATGATGTTATGAAATACATAAATAATCAAGAGCAGCATCATCACAAAAAATCGTTCCGTGAAGAATATATTGAATTTTTAAAAAAATTCGAAGTTGTTTATGATGAAAAATATGTTTTTAAAGAATTGATTTGA
- the gcvH gene encoding glycine cleavage system protein GcvH: MNLPGELKYTKDHEWIMIEGNIATIGITDFAQGELGDIVFVDVDSVDDELSAGDVFGSVEAVKTVSDLFLPLAGTVTEFNSALEDEPELLNTDPYGKGWIIKLDIGDAADTTELLSAEEYQASLG, translated from the coding sequence ATGAATTTACCAGGCGAATTAAAATACACCAAAGACCATGAATGGATTATGATCGAGGGAAACATTGCAACGATAGGCATTACCGATTTCGCGCAGGGCGAATTGGGCGATATTGTTTTTGTGGATGTTGATTCCGTGGATGATGAACTTTCCGCCGGAGACGTTTTTGGAAGTGTAGAGGCGGTGAAAACGGTTTCTGATCTTTTTTTACCGTTAGCAGGTACCGTTACCGAGTTTAATTCTGCCTTAGAAGACGAGCCGGAACTACTTAATACCGATCCTTACGGGAAAGGCTGGATTATTAAATTAGATATTGGTGACGCAGCAGATACTACAGAATTGCTTTCGGCAGAAGAATATCAGGCGTCTCTTGGATAA
- a CDS encoding ferritin-like domain-containing protein, with amino-acid sequence MDTNKSNSAQKGSNAVAKNLKEFFIDGLKDIYWAENALVKTLPKMFDQATDQKLKTAIKDHLAQTKDHVTRLEKCFDSMGMKAEGKKCLAMDGIIREGEEIIEETLEGPVRDAGIIASAQKVEHYEIATYGTLAAFAKTLNERTALDLLLKTLGEEKNPIPY; translated from the coding sequence ATGGACACCAACAAGTCAAACTCCGCGCAAAAAGGCAGTAATGCGGTTGCCAAAAACTTAAAAGAATTTTTTATCGACGGTTTAAAAGACATTTACTGGGCGGAAAATGCGCTCGTTAAAACCTTGCCGAAAATGTTTGATCAGGCGACCGATCAAAAATTAAAAACAGCAATCAAAGATCATTTGGCCCAAACTAAAGATCACGTCACTCGCCTTGAAAAGTGCTTCGATTCGATGGGAATGAAAGCTGAAGGTAAAAAATGCCTTGCCATGGACGGAATTATCAGGGAAGGCGAAGAGATTATAGAAGAAACCCTGGAAGGCCCGGTTCGTGATGCGGGAATTATTGCAAGTGCGCAAAAAGTAGAACATTACGAGATCGCGACGTACGGAACCCTGGCTGCATTTGCCAAAACCCTGAACGAAAGAACTGCACTCGACTTATTGCTAAAAACTCTCGGCGAAGAAAAAAATCCGATACCCTATTAA